DNA from Chitinophaga pendula:
CTGAGGTGAAGCTGCCTGCCAACTTTACGATCCAGGTGAACGGCACTTACCAGGCGCCGGCGATCGCTTTGCCGGCAGGTAGCCAGGGAGGTGGTCGTGGTGGTGGATTCAATATGGTACCTACTACTGCGCAAGGTACTATTAAAGGATTCAGTACGGTGGATATGGCTGTTCGCAAGGATTTCCTGAAAAACAAGGCGGCATCGCTGACGCTGGCGTTGTCTGACGTATTTAATACGCGTCAGATACAGCTGGATCAGACTACGCCGCAGTTTGCACAAGATTATATCCGTAAGCGTGAGTCCCGTATTGTGCGGTTGAACTTCAGTTATCGTTTCGGGAAGTTTGATGCGCAGATCTTCAAACGTAAGAACCTGAAGGCGGAGCGAGAGGGGATGCAGAACAGTATGGAAGGCGGACAAGGCTTCTAAGATAGCAGCCGGCAGCTCCTTCCCAGGGCTGCCGTTTTTTTTCCACTATATGCGCAACCAAAATCTTTCCACGTGATGCGGTCCATCCTATTGCTGACCAGCGGTATTTTATGCCTGTGCATACCAGGCATGTCTCAATCCGGCGTGCGTGCCGGCACTTTTTCAACGGATACGATCCCCGCTATGCGGACTACTTTGCAGGTGAATGGTAAGGTGGTCGATGATGCCAGTGGTAAACCCATTGAATATGCATCGGTGGTATTACTCGGTGCTGATTCGGCTATTATAAAAGGTATGTATACTCCTTCTGACGGTAATTTTCGTTTCAACGGTATTGGTCCCGGCACTTATGTGGCGCGGGTGACCTTTATGGGTTATGACCGGCTGGACCGGGCGGTGAAGGTGGTGGCAGGTAAGGCGGTGGCGTATATGGGTACTTTACGGCTGCAGGCCAGTGGTAAGACGCTGGAAGCGGTGGAGGTGAAGGGAGAAAAGCCCGCCTTTTCTATGCAGATAGACCGGCAGGTATTTGATGCCGGTGCGATGCTGACGGCGGACGGCGGGACGGCGGCGGATGTCATGAAAAACATTCCCAGTGTGGAGGTGGACATTGATGATAATATTTCATTGCGAGGGAAGGGGGTAACCATTTATGTAGACGGTAAGCCCTCTCCTTTCGGGGACGCCCGTACGGCGTTGCAGATGATACCTGCGGAGAGTATAGACCGGGTGGAGGTGATCACCAATCCATCTGCCAAGTTCGAGGCGCAAGGTGGCGGAGGTATTATCAATATCGTGCTGAAGAAGGATAAGGCGATCGGTTACAATGTGATGTTCAATGCCGGGGCGGCGGCTCCGGGGCAGTTGAGCGGGGGTGCGAATGCGAACCTGCGATTGAAGCGGATCAACATTTTCGGGAATTACAACGGGCGATACGGGGATGTACGCGGTAACGGGTATAGTCAGCGGCAGAACCTGGTAGCGGATACGGCAGCTACTTATTTCTTTTCGCAGGATAGCCGTAACCGGAACAGCAGCCAGAGTCATGGAGGGCGGCTGGGGTTTGATTATTTCCTGGATGACTATAATACGATCACCTTGTCGCAAGGCATTAACCGGAACATCAGCGACAATACGGATGAGATATTACTGGACTACCGGGATGCTAAATACAGCAGGTTACGATCCGGCAACCGGGAGAACAGCGGTGATAATGGAAGCTGGAACTATAATACCAGTTTGAATTTTCGTCATACGACGGACCGTGCGAACGAGGAGTTGACGGCGTATGTGAGCTACAGTGATAACAGCGGCGATAACCGCAGTGAGTATCATACGCAGTATTTTCGGGCGGACGGCAGCCAGCAGGACCGGCCGAACCAGCAACAGAACCGGGGTATCAGCGGTAACCGTTTTTGGAATGGGCAGGCGGACTATACGACGCCTTTCGGTAAAAAGGGGAAGTTTGAAACCGGGATGAAGATGACGGCGCGCACCAATGATAATGACTACCATGCTTCTTTATACAACTGGGATCTGGGGCAGTATGAAAAGAGTTTGCGACTGTCCAATACCTATTCATACAAGGAGCGAGTGTACGGGGCGTATGCGAATGTTGCCAATGCGATCGGCCAATTGGGATACCAGGTGGGGGTGCGGGTAGAGCAAGCCTATCTGAAGGGATATTCCTTTACCCGGGATACGTCTGTAAACAACCGGTTCTTCAATGTATTTCCCAGTGTGTTCTTAAAGTACAATCTGCCTAACAACCAAAACCAGAGCCTGGTATTAAATTATGCAACGCGGGTAGACCGGCCGAACTTTGACCAGTTATTACCTTATATCAACAACTCGGACCCGCAGAATATTCGTACGGGCAATCCGGAGTTGCGGCCTGCGCTGACGCATAAGTTTGAGTTGAACTATTCGCGGTATTATCCGAAGCGTAGTAATTTCCTGAATGCGGGGGTATATTATTCGCAGACGAATGGCGATATAGACCGTATCAGTGTGTTGGATACGACGACGGGGGTGACGACCACCCGGCCGATGAACCTGAGTACGGACAAAGACTGGGGGGCGAACCTGATGTACCGGATGCGGGTGATAAAGGGATGGAATGTGACGGCGAATCTGAACCTGGAGTATAGCCGGCTGACTGGTGCTGCCAATATCAGTAATGAGAATTTCGGGTATGGGTTGACGTTGAACAGCCAGGTGCGGCTACCGGCACGTTTCAGTCTGCAGGTGAACGGGCATTACCGTTCGCCGCGGGTGCAGCCGCAAGGTACTTTTAAGGCGATGAACGGGGTGGATATGGGCATCCGGAAGGAGCTGCTAAAAAATAATGCGTTGGCGCTTTCCCTGAATATTTCGGATGTGTTTAATACGCAGCAGTATAATTCGCATTATGTGACGCCTACTTTTATACAGGATTACGACCGTAAGCGGACGACACGTTTTATACGATTCAATGTGCGGTATCGTTTCGGGAAGATGGATCCTAACCTTTTCAAGCGGAAAAAGCATACGGTGGAGGAGGATGACAAGGAGAAAGAGAAGGAACCGGAGGAGGCGCCAAAGGGGCAAGGTCATGGCAGGTTATAAGTAAGTGAAGCAGGCGGAGTGCCTGCTTTTTTGTTGTCTGATAATGAGTTGTTTACTGTGAGACGGCCGGGAAATGTTGTTGCAGGAAGGTGAATACTTGATCGAACTGTTGTAGGGGGGCGGCATGCCGGCCTTCTACCGGGATGTGCTGGTGGGGATGGGGGAAGTGATGGGAGTCGAGGCGGGCCATCATACTTTCGGCCATGGGGGTGGAAGGGCAGAATTCGTCGTTGGTGGCGGAGAGGAAGAGGACGGGGCCATTGATCTGTTCGACTTTTATGGCCGCTTTTGTGGCGGCGGCGGTATCGGTGAGCATGGTGCGGAATGTTTCGCGGAGGTTGCCTTTCATGAGGAAGGGTACGGCGGCTTCGTTGACGGGGACGAAGGGTAATGGCTGGTTATTATATGACCATGCCGGGGTAGTGAAGTGGCTGGTATGTCCGGGGAATACGACGCTGCTGGCGACGACGGCGACTACGCAGTGGATATCTTTAAAATAGCTAGCGAGGAGTAAGGCGAGGTCTCCTCCTCTGGAGCCACCGATGACGGCGATGCGGGAAGCATCGATATGCGGATCTTTTGTGGCGGTGAGGATGGCATTGTGTACGGCGTTTATGGATACCTGGTCGAGGGTATCGGGTGCATTTTTCGCCCGGAAGTAGCCGATGGCCAGGAAGGCGTATCCTTTCTGCAGAAATTGTTCTCTGACGGTGCGCCAGTGGTTGCTGGTCCAGGCGTTGCCTCCTTCGGATCCACCGAGGCCGACGATCAGGGGTTGTTTGTTGCCATCGCCGAGGTACAGGCGGGTATCGGTATAGGGGGTATTCAGTATGATCTGGGCGGTGGCAGTAAGGGAGCAGCAGATCAGGAGGAGGCAGGCAATCAGGTACGGGTAAAGACGATAGTTGGTATTCATATCCATTTATTTACTGTAAAGGTGGTATGAATGGGGAGGAATATTTTTGACCTGGATCAAATAATGCGGGGGGAGGGTTATTATTCTTTGCCGGCGCGGATGCGGCTGAGTGTTTCCTGGCTGATGCCGAGGTAGGAGGCGATCATGCCGAGGGGGATGCGGTGGTATACGTCGTGGTAGATGCGGCAGAAGTGGTCATATCTTTCGCGGGCGGAGGTGAACCGGATGGAGGTGATGCGTTCCATGAGGTGTCCGAATACGCTGCCCATGGATAGGCGGGCATATTTTTCCATTTCGGGGAAGTTGTCGAAGAGGTATCCGAGGTCATCGACTTGCAGGCAGGCGACGGTGGTGGGTTCGATGGTATCTATATAATAGATGTCGGTGGTACGTTGGATCATGCTGCGGGGGGAGTTGACCCATTCGTGTTCTGCGAGGAAATATTCGGTTATTTCTTTGCCATCTTTGAGGAAGTAGGTCCTCATGAGGCCCTGGAGGATGAAATAGCTTTTGGTACAGATGTTATCGGCGTGGTGAACGATCTCCTTTTTTTTGAAGGTGCGGATATGCAGTCGGGCCTCGAGTGCATCGAGTAGGTTGTCGTTGAGTTTGATATAGGATTCGAAGTGCCTGATGAGGGACTGGTCCATAATCGGGGGTGGTATGAGGTGATTAGCTGCTTTTGCCGGCGAGCATGGGGACGAAGGAGAAGTTGTCGAACATTTCCTGGTCGAATTCATTTTCGCCTACTTTGATGATGCGTAGCATGCGTTGTACGTCCTGGCCGCCGACGGGGATGACCATTTTTCCTCCTATTTTGAGTTGTTGGAGGAGTTTTTCCGGTATCTGCGGGGCTGCTGCGGTGACGAGTACTTTATCGAAGGGGGCGTAAGTGGGCAGTCCTTCGTAGCCATCGCCGTAGAAGAACCGGATGGTGGGGTACCTTGATTTGAAGGGGAACTGGCGGACTGTTTCGAAGAGTTTCTTTTGTCTTTCGATGGTGAAGACGTTGGCTTTCAGTTCTGCCAGTACGCAGGCCTGGTAGGCGCTGCCGGTACCTATTTCGAGTACTTTTTCGAAGGGTTTGATTTCCAGCAGTTGTGTTTGATAGGCGACGGTATAAGGTTGTGAGATGGTTTGGCCTTCTCCTATTGGGAAGGCGCGGTCTTCGTAGGCGATGCCATCGAAGGCGGTATCGAGGAAGTAGTGGCGGGGGATATTGCCGATGGCGGCCAAAACTTGTTCGTCCGTGATGCCTTTTTGCCGGATAGTGTCTACCAGTTGTTTACGTAAACCTTTTTGCTTATAGCTGTCTTCATACCGCCTCATGTAGCAAAAATAACCAATACCCTTGATTTTACCGCTATTGTGGAATACTTGATTTATTCACACGGAGGCCGGGAGGGGGCTAATGCGGTATATGGTATAATTTTAGTGGATTTCAGACATTTGCAATTTTGTTATTACTTTACAG
Protein-coding regions in this window:
- a CDS encoding protein-L-isoaspartate(D-aspartate) O-methyltransferase; translation: MRRYEDSYKQKGLRKQLVDTIRQKGITDEQVLAAIGNIPRHYFLDTAFDGIAYEDRAFPIGEGQTISQPYTVAYQTQLLEIKPFEKVLEIGTGSAYQACVLAELKANVFTIERQKKLFETVRQFPFKSRYPTIRFFYGDGYEGLPTYAPFDKVLVTAAAPQIPEKLLQQLKIGGKMVIPVGGQDVQRMLRIIKVGENEFDQEMFDNFSFVPMLAGKSS
- a CDS encoding acyl-CoA thioester hydrolase/BAAT C-terminal domain-containing protein yields the protein MNTNYRLYPYLIACLLLICCSLTATAQIILNTPYTDTRLYLGDGNKQPLIVGLGGSEGGNAWTSNHWRTVREQFLQKGYAFLAIGYFRAKNAPDTLDQVSINAVHNAILTATKDPHIDASRIAVIGGSRGGDLALLLASYFKDIHCVVAVVASSVVFPGHTSHFTTPAWSYNNQPLPFVPVNEAAVPFLMKGNLRETFRTMLTDTAAATKAAIKVEQINGPVLFLSATNDEFCPSTPMAESMMARLDSHHFPHPHQHIPVEGRHAAPLQQFDQVFTFLQQHFPAVSQ
- a CDS encoding outer membrane beta-barrel protein, translating into MRSILLLTSGILCLCIPGMSQSGVRAGTFSTDTIPAMRTTLQVNGKVVDDASGKPIEYASVVLLGADSAIIKGMYTPSDGNFRFNGIGPGTYVARVTFMGYDRLDRAVKVVAGKAVAYMGTLRLQASGKTLEAVEVKGEKPAFSMQIDRQVFDAGAMLTADGGTAADVMKNIPSVEVDIDDNISLRGKGVTIYVDGKPSPFGDARTALQMIPAESIDRVEVITNPSAKFEAQGGGGIINIVLKKDKAIGYNVMFNAGAAAPGQLSGGANANLRLKRINIFGNYNGRYGDVRGNGYSQRQNLVADTAATYFFSQDSRNRNSSQSHGGRLGFDYFLDDYNTITLSQGINRNISDNTDEILLDYRDAKYSRLRSGNRENSGDNGSWNYNTSLNFRHTTDRANEELTAYVSYSDNSGDNRSEYHTQYFRADGSQQDRPNQQQNRGISGNRFWNGQADYTTPFGKKGKFETGMKMTARTNDNDYHASLYNWDLGQYEKSLRLSNTYSYKERVYGAYANVANAIGQLGYQVGVRVEQAYLKGYSFTRDTSVNNRFFNVFPSVFLKYNLPNNQNQSLVLNYATRVDRPNFDQLLPYINNSDPQNIRTGNPELRPALTHKFELNYSRYYPKRSNFLNAGVYYSQTNGDIDRISVLDTTTGVTTTRPMNLSTDKDWGANLMYRMRVIKGWNVTANLNLEYSRLTGAANISNENFGYGLTLNSQVRLPARFSLQVNGHYRSPRVQPQGTFKAMNGVDMGIRKELLKNNALALSLNISDVFNTQQYNSHYVTPTFIQDYDRKRTTRFIRFNVRYRFGKMDPNLFKRKKHTVEEDDKEKEKEPEEAPKGQGHGRL
- a CDS encoding Crp/Fnr family transcriptional regulator; translated protein: MDQSLIRHFESYIKLNDNLLDALEARLHIRTFKKKEIVHHADNICTKSYFILQGLMRTYFLKDGKEITEYFLAEHEWVNSPRSMIQRTTDIYYIDTIEPTTVACLQVDDLGYLFDNFPEMEKYARLSMGSVFGHLMERITSIRFTSARERYDHFCRIYHDVYHRIPLGMIASYLGISQETLSRIRAGKE